A genomic stretch from Malus domestica chromosome 15, GDT2T_hap1 includes:
- the LOC139191699 gene encoding pentatricopeptide repeat-containing protein At5g56310-like, which yields MPERNTISWSAMMAAYSRVSNFREVLSLFRQMQEAGTKRNESVLVILLTTSVHISVRYVEATLRGFEGIPNKVARALNGMIARVAMIGDARKSLELVEHYACIVDLSARAGTEEADQFVGDKMGGLGRGNANGWAALLAACGVHGNVEVGDQIWKKLAGTGVADCGFHVLSYNMYKEAGREFEAKRGRNMILEAGMKKKPGSSVIEVNGVAEEFLFGDLCHPQA from the exons ATGCCTGAGAGAAACACCATATCGTGGAGTGCAATGATGGCTGCGTATTCTCGGGTGAGCAACTTCAGAGAGGTGCTTTCTTTATTCAGGCAAATGCAAGAAGCAGGCACAAAGCGTAATGAGTCGGTTCTTGTTATACTTCTCACTACCTCTGTTCATATCTCGGTGCG ATATGTGGAAGCAACTTTACGGGGTTTTGAGGGCATTCCTAATAAGGTTGCTAGAGCATTGAATGGTATGATCGCTCGAGTTGCAATGATTGGGGATGCAAGGAAATCACTTGAACT GGTTGAGCACTACGCGTGCATTGTTGACCTTTCAGCTAGAGCGGGCACAGAGGAAGCTGACCAGTTTGTAGGGGACAAGATGGGAGGACTAGGAAGAGGGAACGCCAACGGGTGGGCGGCATTACTGGCTGCGTGTGGAGTTCATGGGAATGTTGAAGTTGGGGACCAAATTTGGAAAAAGCTCGCTGGTACAGGAGTAGCGGACTGTGGCTTTCATGTTCTTTCGTATAATATGTACAAGGAAGCTGGCAGGGAATTTGAGGCAAAGAGAGGCAGAAATATGATCTTGGAAGCCGGAATGAAGAAGAAACCTGGTTCCAGTGTGATAGAGGTAAATGGCGTGGCCGAAGAATTCCTTTTTGGTGATCTCTGTCATCCACAAGCATAA